A region of the Myxococcus stipitatus DSM 14675 genome:
GCTCTCCCAACCCTTCCTGACCCAGCTCGACTCTCGCGCCGCCATCAAGGGGTCGCGAGACCCTCTCGGCGTCCAGTCCCTGTGGTCCCGGCTCGGGCGCCACGTCGTCGCGAATCTGACGACGGTGAGCACCTCGGTGAGGGACTTCACCGTCCTCCTGCTCGGGCACTACTTCGTCGAACGTGTCGCCAACGCAGGCGGCTCCGAGGGGGACCTCGCGACCTTCCTGAAGTGGGAACAGTTGGCCGCGTACGCCCGCACCCTCGTCAACGAGGACCGGAGCTACCGCGGCACCGAGCGCGTGGCCCGACGACTCGCGGAGGGAGAACGCATCCACCTGGGCACCGACTCGGGGGCGCAGATTCTCGGCAACCAGCGAATCTACGGGCTCTGGGGCCTCTACACGGTGCCCGCCCGCGCCTCCCATCTCCTCGCGGGGGAGCCCACACGACTCACCCCGGACGCCCGAGACGCCGTGGAGCGACACCTGCTCCCCCTGCTCGAGCAACAAGGTGCCCGCACGGTGTCCGGCATCATCGACTGCCTGCGCGCCACCAGCCATCCGCTCGACCTCCGCGAGAACTCTCGAGATACGCAGTTCCTCGAGGGCATCGGCCGCATCCTGAAGAAGGTCCGCGCAGGCGAGCGCCAGCTCTACCGGGAGCACCTCCTCCACGGAGGCCCCGCGGACCTCGATGCCTCACGTGGAACCCGTGGCCAGCAGCGACTGTTCGCCGAGCTGCTCTCAGAGACCTTGGAGGACGAGGACTGGGTCCTCACGCCCCAGAGCCTCCAGGCCCTCTCGCATCGCGCGATGAAGCGCGGAGAGGTGGGCGAGCAGCTCGCGTCCCGCCTCGACCGCATTCGCACCACGGAGCTCTTGCTTGCCCCTTCCGTGGCGCTCTTCGAGCACCTGCTCGGCTGCCATGAACAGACCCTCTCGGAGATTGCCCAGGGCGTGCGCAAGCACTGGGGCACCGCCCCACGGGGCACCATCGACCTCGCGGCGACGCGAGAACTGGAGCCCGAGCTGCGAACCCCTGGCGACGATGACTCCGGCCGGCGCTGGCTCCTCCTCGCCGAGTCCCTCCACGCGGGCCAATACGAAGAAGCCCTCCACCGACTCATGGCGCAGAACGAAGCCGTGATGAAGGCTCGAGGAGCGGCGGCCTGGACCACGCTCAAGAATGGCAAGCTCCATGTGCGGCTCCGGGATGAGCACCTGGGCCGGCTCCCCGGCGCCAAGGCCCTGCCGACCTACTGGCGCCATGCCTACTTCATCGAGGCGCTGAGGAACGTCGCGGCCGACCTCCGAGGCACTCCATGAGCAACCTTCCACGCTCGGTCCTCTCCGAACACTTCCTGGAGCGGATGAAGGGACGCCGGCTCGTCTCGGCCGTCTTCACGACCTTCCGGTTCGAGCCCGGCTTCTTCGAGGCCGAAGTCCTGCCCGTCTTCTTCGACATCGCCCTCAGCCACGCACCCGCCATCAAGCTCGTCCAGTTGGAAGAGGCCCTCGTTTCGTTGCCCGGCAGCATCGCCGTCTACTACGACGCGCATGGCCTCGTGGCCGAGGGGGGCACGGCGAAGCTCGACACCCGCCGCATCCCCATTCGACATCCCACGGGCATCTTCCACCCCAAGAATGTCCTCGCGCTCGTCGAGGACGTGGAACCGGGTCCGGATGGCAAGCACGGCAGGACGCTGCTCTGCGCCTGCGCCTCCGCCAACCTCACGCGCGCGGGTTGGTGGGAGAACGTGGAGGCAGCCCACGTCGAGGAGATTGCCGAGGGCGCTCACTCCCCCTTGCGCACCTCGCTCCTGCGATACCTCGATGCCCTGGTCGCCGCCGCCGAGGGCCGCAGGGTGAACGACGAGCTCCGAGCCACCCACCGAGCCATCCGCGACCTCCGTGAGTTCCTGCGTGGTACGACCCAACGGCAAGAGACGTTTGCCGATGTCCGGATTCTCCCCAGCTTCCACGCGGGGGAAGCCTCCCTCCCCGACTTCCTCGAGGACGCCACGGGGAAGCTCCTCCGAGGGCTCTGCCTCGAAGTCATCTCGCCCTACTTCGACGAGGGTGGTGAGTCGGCACCGCTCAAGGAGCTCCTCACACGCTTCGCACCTCGGGAGACCCGCGTGTTCCTCCCCCGGAATGACCGGGGAGAGGCGCTCTGCTCCGAGCCGCTGTTCACCTGGCTGAGCGAGCTGCCGGAGGTGAGCTGGGGGACGCTGCCCTCGGACCTGCTGCGGCTGGGCAAGTCCGAGGAGGCGAGACAGCGCACCGTCCACGCGAAGGTCTATCGGTTCTTCGAACCCAAGCGCCGCGGCCGGGAGTTCATCTTCGTCGGCTCGCCCAACCTGACGACCGCGGCTTTTCGCCTCACGGGACGTGGTGGCAACTGGGAGACAGGCTTCCTCGTCGAGGTCACCTCGGAATCCCGTCCGGACTGGTGGCTGGAGACCGAGACCCGACGGCCTCCCGTCTTCTCGCCTCGGGAGGAGACGGAAGGCGCCGCGACGGATGGCGGCACGCAGCTCATGCTGCGCTATCACTGGGACACCCAGGCAGCCTTCGCGTTCTGGGCCGACGCCACGCCCTCTCCCTCGTTGTCCGTGAGGCATGGCGGAGTCTCCCTGCTCGAGCTCTCCAGCCTCGCGCCTCGGACCTGGGTTCCTCTCGCGGTCGAGCAAGCGCAGCGGCTGGAGACGACCCTTCACTCCACGTCGCTCCTCGAGGTGGTGGGCGAAGGTCCCCAACCTGGGTTCCTCCTGGTTCAGGAAGAGGGGATGTTCAAGCGCCCCACGCTGCTGCTCGACCTCAGCGCCGCGGACATCCTCCGCTACTGGGCGTTGCTCACCGTCGAGCAGCGCGCGGCCTTCATCGAGGCTCGCGCCAACATCACGGGCGATGATGACCCGCTCATCACCCGGCTGGCACCGCTGCCCGTCGAGGCCACGCTGTTCGACCGCTTCGCAGGCATCTTCCACGCCTTCGAGTGCCTGGACAAACACGTCCGGGATGCGCTCGCGCAGAAACGGTCGCGCGAGGCCGACTACCGCCTGTTCGGCAAGAAGTACGACTCACTGGGCAGCCTGCTCGAACGCGTCCTGAAGGACTCGCGCGCGGGAAAGGGGGAGCGTGTCGACCACTACGTCGTCACCCTGTGCGCGAAGCAACTGCTTCGCGAGCTGGGCCGGACCGCTCCCGAGTATTGGGCGGAGCATCGCGACGACGTCCGCGCGCTCGAGGCCCAGTTGGTGGAGGCGGCCCCCCTGCGGGAGGCCCTGGCCAGCGGGAACACGGAGATGCCAGCCTTCCTCGACTGGTTCGAGCGGTGGTTCATCCAGCGGGCGGAAGCTCTTCCCGAGGAGGAGCAGTCATGATCGACCTGGATACGGCCCGCGCGCTGCTCGACTTCGGAAAGCGGATGGGCGCCGGACACCGCGCGGAGGAACAACTGCGCGGTGCCGTGGCCATCCACAACATCCTGAGCAAGCACCGCCTCGCCTATCTCGCCGACGAGGTGGGCATGGGCAAGACGTATGTGGCGCTGGGCGCCCTTGCCCTCTTCCGCCACTTCAATCCGGGCTTCAGGGTCCTGGTCATCACCCCGCGCGAGAACATCCAACGCAAGTGGCAGAAGGAGCTCACGAACTTCGCCGCGCACAACGTGCGCTTCGATGACCTCCGGATGCGCGCGCTCGATGGTCGACCCGCGCGGCCCCTCGTCGACTGCGGCAACCTGCTCGAGCTGGTCCACGAGACGAGCATCGACCCGAACCGGGACTTCTTTGTCCGGATGTCGAGCTTCAGCCTTCCCGTGGGCAAGGCGAGCGAGGGCTGGACGGCGCTGCGCGACGGGCTGAGGCGACACCTGCCCTGGCTTCGGGACGAGGCTTTCGACCTGCGCAACAAAGAGGTCTTCAAGCGGAACTTCGCCCGGGCGCTGTGCTGCGCGCTGCCGAAGTTCGACCTCGTCATCGTCGACGAGGCCCACAACCTCAAGCATGGGTTCAACCTCTCGGGCTCCTCGCGCAACCAGGTGCTGGCGGAGGCGTTCGGCCGCCACGCGCCGGAGGACGCCCCGGACCTCCGCCTCTTCCCGGGCCATGGACCTCGGGCCGAGCGAGTGCTGTTCCTCTCGGCCACGCCCCTCGAGGAGACCTACCGGCACGTCTGGAACCAGCTCGACCTGTTCGGGCTCGCGGGAGGCTTTCGCGAGCTGCGCGACGACCCGGTGCCCGAGGAGCGCAAGAAAGAGGTCGCGGGCCAGTTCCTCGTCCGGCGCGTGACGTCCATGCGCATCGCGGGACGAGAGCACACCAAGAACATGTACCGGCGGGAGTGGCGCGCCGGAGGTGTCCATCAACACGACGAGCCCATCACCGTGTCGGACGACCGGCAGCGGCTGCTCGTCGCGCTGGTGCAGAAGAAGGTGAGTGAGCTGCTGAGCGGCAAGCAGTTCAACCACTCGTTCCAGATTGGAATGCTCGCCTCGTTCGAGAGCTTCCTCGAGACAGCCAGGCTGCGACGACAGGACGACGAGGAGAGCACCTTCGACGACTCGGAGCAGTCCGACCTGGCCCTCGAACGAGAGGGAATCGACGTCCACGACCTGAACCGACTGGCGAAGAGCTATCGGCTCAAGTTCGGGCGCGAGATGCCCCACCCCAAGATGGATGCCGTCGTCGACAGCCTCGCGTCCGCGTGGGTGACGGGCAAGAAGGCGCTGGTGTTCGTCCGGCGGGTCGCCTCCGTCAAGGAGCTGAAGCGCAAGCTCGACGAGCGCTATGACGACTGGCTGATTCCCCACCTGCGCGCACGACTTCCAGAAGTGCTGCACGCGCCCTTCGATGAGGTCGTCGCGCAGTACCGGCTCGAGAAGGGCGCCGCGGAGCGGTCCCACCACGAGGGGAGCTCCACACCCCAGGACGTGGTCGGCACGGACGTGGAGGTGGACGACCGAGGCGGCACCGACACCTTCTTCGCCTGGTACTTCCGAGGCGAGGGCCCCAAGGGCGTGCTGAGCGGGGCCAACATCCAGGCCCGCTTCATCAAGGGAAGCGGCGCCTATTCGACGTTCTTCGCGGACAACACCGTGATGGCGCTGCTGGGCGCGGAGCCCGGGCAGGTGCTCACCACGCTGGCGTCCACCTGCCAGCTCACACGAGAGGAGACGACGGAGCGACTGCGGCAAAGAGCCGCGAAATACCTGAGCCGCAAGGCCAAGGTCGTCACCCGCGCCAGTCGCATGGAGGCGGCGCAGGCCGCGGCGCTCGAGCTGCTCCAGGAAGGTGCAACAGGGACCCTGGCCGTCCATGCGCGGGTCATCTGGGATGAGCGGTTCCGGACGTCCATGTCTCGCGAGCCCGCCACCGAGGCGCCCCAGGAGCTCGCCTCCGCCCTCGAGCGCACCACGTTCTTCAACGAGCTGCGCCGCCCCGAGCGCGCGGAGCTTCGCGCACGCATCTGGCCCCGACCCACGAGTCGGGGCGACACCGTCGAGGACTTCCGGAGCGAGTACCGCGAGCAGGTGCTTCGCGCGGAGCTGCTCGCCGTGGCCGCGCGGCTCGGGCATGCCTTCATCGACCTGTATGTCGCGGCGATGGCGGGCCGCACCACCCTGGCCATCCACCGACGCGGCGAGCAGACCGCCGAGCACGGCGACGACGCCGACGAGCGGGAGCTGGAGACCGGTGGCGGGCGACTGCTGCGCGAGTACCTCGACCTCCTCGAGTCCCAGCTCCGCGCCACGGCGCCACGTCCCTGGGGGGCGCTCGACGAGCTGGCGGACATCGCGGGGAACCTCGAGCTGATTCTCGATGTGAACGTCCCGGATGCGCGCACCACGCCGCTCGGCGAGTCCGCGCGCTACGTGGCGAGCCTGCTGCGCCAACAGCAGCCCACGGGAGGCATGGCGGGACAGGTCAACCAGACCCTGGTCCGTCAATTCCGGATGCCGGGCTACCCCTTCGTCCTCGTCACCACGGACCTGCTCCAAGAAGGCGAGGACCTGCACACGTTCTGCTCCTCGGTCCACCACTACGGAATCTCGTGGACTCCCTCGGCGATGGAGCAGCGCGTGGGACGCATCGACCGGGTCCGCTCGCAGTCGGACCGGCGACTCTCCGCGCTCGGAGGCGAGCCGCGTGGCGAGGACTGTCTCCAGGTCTACCTCCCCCACCTCCAGGACACGGTGGAGGTCCTCCAGGTGCAGCGGGTGCTGGAGCGCATGAACACCTTCCTGCGGCTGATGCACGAGGGGTTGACGGTGTCCGCGCCAGACCAGCGACGCATCGACGTGGGGCGAGAGATGGTCGCGGCCCGGAAGCAGGTCGACCGGCTCAGCGGCCCGCTCAAGAGCGCGTTCCCCATTCCTCCGTGGGCCACGCAGGGAGAGAAGACAGCCCTGGCGGTCGAGGGCACGTTCGGAGCCCGCGTCCGGGAGCGCTTCGAGCGGCTCCCTCGGCTCTCGATGGAGGGCACGCACATCGACTGGGCACCCCACCCACCCAAGGGCTCGCTCCTGGGGACCACCACCCTCTCGACGGGCCGGGTCCAGCCCTTCACGCTGACGCTCAAGTCCGAGCAGGGGCACCCCGTGGTCCGCTGCATCAGTCCCATCGGCCGGACCGAGCCGGATGAGGACCCCGAGCCCATTGCCGCACGCGGTGCCCGAATCTCCTCCCGCCTCGGTGCGATCCTGACCCAGGAGGCGCGACTCTACGACCTGACCGTCGAGGACGATGTGGTGCTCGGGGCTCCCGAACATGACGCCGCACGCGTGAGGCTGCTGGTGCGCCGGGTCACGGAGCAGGCGGACCGGATGGAGCAGGAGCATTTCGACGATGGCCGCGACGCGAGGCTCGATGCCTTCGAAGCCGAACTCCGGGAGGAGGGCAACCGTGAGCTCTGATTGGCGGGTGTTCTGTCGCGGCGCGCGTGTGGCCATCGACGGCGACGAGCTCATCGTCGACTTCGAGAACCAACGCAGCCACCGCGTCCGCGTCCGCGAGACCGACGAGGTCATCGAGTTCCACGCCGTCGTCGCTCGCGCCGCCGCCGTGCGAGACATCCCAGACCTCCCGCTGAGGCTCTGGCGATACAACCGAGCCTCCCAGCTCGTCAGCTTCCGGCTCGACACACGAGGGCGGGTGTATGCCGAAGGCTGGGTCCCCAAGGCCGGTCTCACCGCCGAGGAGTTCCAGCTCACCCTCCGCCATGTCGCCGCCGAGAGCGACCGACTCGAGTATCTGCTGACAGGGCGGGACGCGGAGTAGATGCGTCAGGGGTCGACCGTGCCGCGTGCCGTGAACCGACTCCTCCTGATTGCGGGCAGCCCTTCCCGGAGAAGGCAGGCGTCGTGACGTTCCGGAGACGCCCCTCCCGCACACGCTATCGGCCAGGCACGTCTCAGCTCGCGCCGACCGTCACACGAGGCGCGTAGTGACGCACGACCCGCCTGGCGAGCGACTCGGGATACTTCCAGAACGCCTGGTCCAACGCGTACAGCCGCTCTCGCTCGGCGTCGGTCAACATGCCGGGCAGGTCGGACAGCGAGACCCTCTCCTCGGTCTCACCGTAGTGGGCGACGACATGCAGCATGTCCTCCAGACATTGCCGCGTGCCCTGAGCCCCCATCCCGCCCAACGCCTCGATGGCCAGGTGGCAGGTCTCTTCACCCCAGTTGCAGAAGAACTGCATGAAGCCGCCGTTGTTGATGTCGGCTTCCATTCGCCAGAGCGCCACCAGCTCGCGCTCGGCCTGCGGCAGGGCGGATGAATCCCTGTGGACCTGTTGAAGCCGCGCGAGCGCATGCTCATAGAGCGCGTCCTGCTCGAGGTGCCAGACACTGAGCATTCCATCAGCGGAGGGAGGCCAGAGCTCCGGCCAGTTCACGCCTCGGCCGTCTTCGGTGAGGGCCCAAGCCCGCCGCTGCTCGGGCGTGGCCTTGGCGACACGGAGCAAGCCGCTGAGAGGCACGGTCAGCACACGGCCATCCGTGAGCTGCAACCGGATGCGGTCCTCGTCGAAGCCCACGTCGATGATGCGATGGTCGTCTGGCGTCATGTGGTCATCGCCCAGGGTCGTTCCAGGTGAGGGCCCCCATCATGAGCGAGCCGGATTTCAGTGAGGCAGAAATCACCCAGCCCCTCCTCCGTTCCATCGGCTCCGACGGACTCCCTGATTGGTGAGACGGGCGCGTCGAGTCACCTGGGAATCCAGGCGAGCCACCCGCCAGGCTCGCTGTCTGGAATGACAACGTGTGACGTCGTTTCGCGGCCGTCTCATGCACGGGCGTCATCAGCACTGTCGCCAGATTAATCGCATGAAATCGTAATCCCCCCCTTGGAAACCACTGCCTGATCACAGCAGCATGGCGGCAGCAAGAGGGGGAAAACATTTGAGTACGATCAAGCGCGACTCGCAGCCGCTGCCGCTTCCACCGCCACCCAAGCCACAGGCGGCGTCGAAACCACCGGCACCACCACCACCACCCGCACCACCTCCACCGCCCGCTCCCAAGCCTCAGCGCGGTGGCTTCTTCGGCGGCGATATCCTGTCTCGCGCCCCGCAGACGACGACTCCCAGCCAATCTCGTGGCCAGCTCCTCGCCATGGATGGCGTCGTGACGCCCTCCACCCCGGCGCCCGCCACCACCCTGCTGACGGAGAACACCCGCGACGGCCAGCGCAACTGTCTGGACGCGGTGGGCGACTGGCTCGCCCTCGCCACGCCACAGCTTCGCGCGCGAAGCGAGGTCCTCCTCCTGCGAGACACCCGCTCCGGAGCCCAGGGCAGTGCCGGCCACGCCGTCATCCGGCAGGGTGAGTCCATCTTCGACCCGTCCACCGGCCGCACCTACGCGAACTTCAAGGAGTTCAACGCCGCCGGCAACTACCAGCTCGTCCACACCACGAGCGGCGCGGCCATGAACCGCGTGCTGAGCGCGCCCCCGGGCTCACCCGAACGCCAGCAGGCCCTCGACGCCGCGCGCATCCCCGCCTCGGTCCAGAACATGCTCCTGGCCGACACCAACGAGGGCCGCCCGCTCACCGCGGACCAGCAGGCCGCCCTCGACGCCGCGGTCAAGGCCCTGCCGCCCTACCCCACCTCCCAGCAGATTGGCGCCCTCATCCACGACCAGGACGCGTTCTGGCTCGACTCCGGCGAGGAGAATCCCCAGGCGTTCGCCGCGCTCACCACCGCGATGGCCTCGCGCTATGCGCCGCTCCGCGGCCCCCAGGCCGACCTCCAGGGCTTCAACGCCGCCATGGAGCAGCTCTCCGTGGCCGCCGGCGGCTTCACCCCGCAGATGTCCGCCGCCCTCGCCACCGCCGCGATGGACCCGGCCCTCGCCGCGCGCGGCATCCACACCGGCGAGGTCGCCGCGTGGGCGCTGAGCTCCGCCACCACGCCCGACGCCGCCCAGGCCGTGCTCGACGCCGTCGGCCCCGACGGCATGGCGTCGTTCGTCACCTCCCTGGGCCTCAACCCGGCCAACTCGAGCGACCCGACGTTCCTGAACAGCGGCAGCCGCATGCTCGCGCTCCGCGACTTCATGAACGTGGCCGCCACGCTGGCCACCCAAACGAGCGCCCCCGATGGCGCACAGGCGAAGTTCTTCCTCACCGTCGCCCAGCAGGCCGGGCCCATGCCCATGGAGCAGGCGTCGTTCCGCGAGGCCCTCGGCAAGGGGCTCGGCGCGGTGTACGCGATGGGCAACCCGACCCTGGCCGCCACCGAGTCCGCGCGCATGAGCGAGCTGCTCCGCAACGGCCACGTCGGCGACCTGCTCCAGGGCGCCACGGCCGAGCAGCGCCAGGGGTTGTACGTCGCGTTCCTCGACAACCCCCAGCTCACCTCGCAGCTGGTGGACCACCACAACGGCAACCTCGCCACCGCCGTGGCCTTCCTCCAGCTCGAGTCCCTCACCACGGGACTCACGGGCGCGTTCGGCCCGAATGGCCAGGTCCCCCTGGACGCGGATGGCCAGCCGCTCATCCCGCCCGAAGCGCAGATTCCCACGCCGCCTCCGGACGTGCTGGCGCGCCACCCCGCCATCGCCGCGCTCGGCACGCCGCTGCACGCGGCCACCGTGGCCCAGGCCATCCAGGCCGGGAAGCTCTCGTCCGCGCAGGCCGCCGACTACCTCGACGACCTGGCCACCTATTCGAGCGGGCTCGCCAACCCGGACCTGGCGCGACATGGCGCGGATGGCCTCACCTCCGCCGCCATCAACGTCCTCAATGGCGGCAACCCCATCGAGAACTCCCGCCTCGACGAGTACGCCGCGCTCAACGCGAACAGCCTCTCCGCGCTCGCCGACCAGGTCCGCGCGTCCAACGACCCGGCCTACATCGCCCAGGCCGTGACGGCCGGAAGCACGCAGGACGCCACCTTCCGCGCCAGCCTCCCTCGCTACGGCGACGCCATCGCCGCCATGGGTGAGAACGTCCAGGGCCGGCGCCGCGCCATCATCGCGGGCGTGGGGCTGGTGGCCTCCATGGCGGCCCCCATCCTCGCCGCGGCCGCCATCCCGGCCGGCGCCACGCTCACGGTGGGCGGCGTCACGCTGGGCACCGCCTCCCTCCAGGCGGGCACGGCGGGCCTCACCACCAGCGTGGTGAGCACGGCGCTCAACGCGGGCAACAACTACGACGCCACGGGCCAGCTCCACCTGGGCAACGCGGTGGCCGGTGGCGTGGTGGACGGACTGACCACGTACTTCGGCATGCGCCTGTCCATCGTCGCGGCGGGGCGCGGCCAGGGGGCCATGGGCGCGCTGGTGCGCGGCGCGGCCATCGACGGCATGGGCGGCGTCGGCGCGTATGCGCTGGGGACGCCGGGCGCGCTGGAGGGCATCCTCAACGGGGACCCGAAGTACACGCAGGCCGCGGCGGTCCAGGGCGGCGTGAGCTTCGGCTCGTCGTTCGTGCTCAGCAGCCTGCTGGAGCTGCCGGGCGTCGACACGCAGGCGCGCCCGGGCAACATCGTGGCGGATGGCATCGGCGTGCTCACCCCCATGCCCCGCTTCGGAGCGTCCGCCGCGGGCTCCCGCGTCCACGGCTACCGAGGCATCCGCGACATCGTCATCGAGGACCTGGAGACCATCATCAACACGGGCCTCCATCCGCGCACGGTGCGGGACGGGCGACTGGCGGAAGGCGCCATCGAGAACATGCCCTTCTTCCAGCGCTTCTGGACGGCGGTGCGGGAGTCCGCGGGGAAGAGCGTGGGAGAGCACGTGGTGATGCTCACCCGGCGCCCGGACCTCGCCGAGGCCTGGGCCCGCAACACGCCGGTGAACTCCCAGGGTCAAGTGTCCTGGCTCAACTTCAGCGGCTTCGTGGCGGGACTCCCCAAGCCCATGCGCGCCAGGTACTTCACGCCTGAGCAGTTCGAGCTGCTCCGCGCGCAACAGCTCGCCGCGGGCGGGCCGACCCTCCTCGTCAAGGACTCCAACGGCACCACCGTGCAGATGACGCTGGACCAGGTGCGCCAGCTCATGGGCGACACGAAGTTCGACATCACCGCCGAGGTGGCCGCCCCCGTCGAGAGCCAGATTGGCCTCGCGTCGTTCTACGGGAGCACCAAGCACCAGGAGGAGCCCATCGTCGGCTCCATCGGTCCCGAGGGCATCATCACCCTCACCGTGCTCTACAAGGGCACGCTGCCGTAGTCCCGCCTCCGGGGCCGCTTCGCGACATCGAAGCGGCCTCGGCGGCTCCGCTCACTCCTGGGTCAAGGTGCGGAACACCGCGGGCAGCTCCTGCGCGCCCAGCCCCGCGCCGAGCGCCCGGCGATAGTTCTCGAGCAGCTCCTGGGGGAAGCGCGCGCTGATGCGGGCATCGCGGCTGAGCCGGACGATGTGCTCGAGGGCGGCGACGTGGGTGTTCAGGCTGCACTGGTCCCCCGAGAAGTCGTCGCGCGCGACCATGTCCCGCGCGGCGTCGGCGGTGACGGAGACGAGCCCGAGGAAGGAAGCCTTCTGGGCGAAGAACAACTGGGGGTCCAGCCCCTCCGCCTTGCACATCGCCGCGGCGTGGAGCATGGACAGGCAGCCGCCGTAGTAGGCCTCCAGGATCGCGCAGTCGAGCGTCGCCGCGGAGCCGATCTTCTCGTCGACGTACACGGAGTTGCGGGCAATCGCCTGGAGCGTCTGGTGGTGCCGGTCGAAGACGGCGCGCGAGCCGGCATAGAAGACGGTGGCGTAGTCGGTGGCGACGAAGCTCGGGTAGGCGAGAATCGCGGCGTCCAGGTAGTCCACGCCGTGGGCGTTCGCCCACTCCAGGCCGCTTCGTGCATCCGCGGGTGAGCCGCTCGTGAGCTGGACGAGCGTGGTCCCCGAGAGCGCCGAGGCGACGTCCGCCGAGGAGAACAGCTCGGCGCTGGCGGCGTAGTTCGACAGAGAGACGACGACCAGGTCCCGGCCGGAGACGGCCTCGCGGAGGTTCTCGAAGGCGACGGTGCCACCTCCCACGGCCTTCGCCTTGGCGTGAGTCCTGTTCCACACGGCGACCTCATGGCCCGCCGCCGCGAAGGCTCGCGACAGCGCGGTCCCCATGAGCCCACTCCCCATCACAGCGATTCTCGTCGGACGGCTGGCTGGCATCTTCAATCCCCGGGTGTCTCGTTCATGCGACGCACCTGCGCGCGGCGCCGCCTGAGTAGAGCACGGCACCGAGGCGGGTCTGCCAGGACCTGAAATGCCGCGCGCGCTCCGCTTCAGTGCCCGGAGGCCTGGGCCATGAAGTCGCCGGTGGAGACGACCTGCGCGTAGGCCATGCCGAGCGCCGCGAGGAACGCGGCGTGGACCTGGGGCGCGGAGGCCGTCTGGCCATTGAACTCCATCGCTCGGGCCGCGCACGCGTCGTGGAGCAGCGTGACGGGGTAGCCCAGGTCCGCCGCCGCGCGCACCGTCGCGTCCACGCACATGAGCGTCATCATCCCCGTCACCACCAGCTGCTTCACCCCGAGCGCCCGCAAGCGCTCCTGCAGGTCCGTCTCCCGGAAGCTGTTGGGGAAGTGCTTGAGCACCACCGCCTCCCCCGGACGAGGCGCGACGCGGGGATGAATCTCCGCCCCCTGCGTCCCCGGTAGGAAGAACGTGGCCCCCGGCTGCATCGAGATGTGCTGCACGTGGATGACCGGCAGGTTCCGCTCGCGGAAGAAGTCCAGCGCCGCGCGGGCGTGGACCGCCGCGACCTCGGAACGGTCGAGCTCGAACCGACCTCCCGGGAAGTAGTCATTCTGGATGTCGATGAGCACCAGCGCCGCGTTCTCCAACGTCTTCGCCATGGGGTTCTCCAGAGGCAGTGAGGGGTGATGCACGCTGGAATAACCAACCGAGGTGCCCCCGCGGGAGTGTCCGGATTGACAAAGTCCGGGCGGAAAACGACAAGCGGCCATGGCCTCCGAGCCCTCTTCGACACGCATCGCGGTGCTGGCCCTGGATGGATGTGTCGCGTCCAGCGTCATGGGTCCCCTGGATGTGTTCGCCATGGCGAACCTCCTGAGCCAGGAGCAAGGCCACCCGGCGCCGTTCTCCGCGGAGCTCGTGTCGCCGCGCCCCGGCCCCGCTCGGAGCTTCCATGGCCTGATGCTCGCGGCGGCCCGTGTTCCAGACGCCTCGGAGCGCTTCGACGTCGTCCTGGTCCCCGCCGCCGTGGGCAACGTGGAGAGCCTCTTCGCCGAGCATGCCGCCGCGACCTGGCTGCGAGGACAACATGAGCGCGGCGCGAAGCTCGCCGCCGTCTGCGCGGGAGTCTTCCTGCTCGCGGAGACAGGGCTCCTGGAGGGACGGGAGGCCACCACGCACTGGGGACTCGCCCAGCGCTTCGCGGCGCGCTACCCCCGGGTGTCGCTCAAGCCCGAGCTGCTCCTGGTGGACCTCGGTGACGTGCTCACCGCGGGCGGTGTCACCGCGTATCTCGACCTCTCGCTGCACCTGGTCTCGAAGCAGG
Encoded here:
- a CDS encoding GlxA family transcriptional regulator, producing MASEPSSTRIAVLALDGCVASSVMGPLDVFAMANLLSQEQGHPAPFSAELVSPRPGPARSFHGLMLAAARVPDASERFDVVLVPAAVGNVESLFAEHAAATWLRGQHERGAKLAAVCAGVFLLAETGLLEGREATTHWGLAQRFAARYPRVSLKPELLLVDLGDVLTAGGVTAYLDLSLHLVSKQASPELAALCAKMLLVEPGRRFQAPYAVHAAPRDHGDSAVLRAQEWLEAHLHGPVTLTGAASAASLGERTLLRRFRKATGDTPLDYVQRLRIEAARRLLETTPRTVEDISLAVGYADTTAFRRRFKARTGLTPDAYRRRFALR